A stretch of DNA from Microbacterium croceum:
ACGGCCCCCCGCGCAGGTGCGCAGGGGGCCGTTCGTGTCAGCCCGAGACGTCGTTCAGAACCAGGCGCTCTCGCGCACCTCGCGCATCGCGGTGCGTCGTGTCTCGGCGTCGAGCCGTGAGAGGTAGAGCTTGCCGTCGAGATGATCGGTCTCGTGCTGAAGCGCCTGAGCCAGCAGCCCCTCCCCCTCGAGCACGACCGGCTGTCCGTCGAGATCGACGCCCTCGACGCGTGCCCACGGGTACCGCAGGGCGTCATGCCAGAGCCCGGGCACCGAGAGGCAGCCCTCACCGGTCGGCACCGGATCGCCTCGCACCTCGGTCAGCACGGGATTGAGCACATAGCCGATATCGCCGTCGATGTTGTAGCTGAAGGCCCGCAGCGCCACACCGATCTGGGGGGCGGCAACACCGGCGCGACCGGGAAGCGCGACGGTGTCGATGAGGTCGGCGACCAGAGCGCGCACCCCGTCGTCGATCTCGTCGATCGGAGCGCAGACGGTGCGCAGCACGGGGTCACCGAAGATGCGGATCTCGCGAACCGTCATCAGGAGACCTGTCCCCGAAGACCCTCGACCAGCAGCGCCGCGAGCTCACGCGCCGCGGCCCTCGTCTCCGGCTGCAGGTTCGCGAAGACGATCGCGCCGCCTCCTGCGATCTGGGTGTCGTACGGCATTCGGACCACGCGTTTGGCCCGCGTCGCGAAATGCGACTCCAGCTCATCGAGGCGCACCAGTGGAGCACCGGGTGTCGATTGGTTGAGCACGACGATCGCATCGCGCGCCTGCTCCGCGTATCCGTTGGTCTCCAGCCAGGTGAGAGTCTCGGAGGCGAGTCTGGCCTCGTCGACGCTGAGCCCGGACACGATCACGATCTGATCGGCCAGGTCGAGCGTCGCGGCCATCACCGAGTGCACGATCCCGGTCCCGGTGTCGGTGAGCACCAGGGAGTAGTAGTGCGCCGCCACACCGGCGACGTCGCGATAGTCGTCATCGCTGAACGCCTCCGCGATGCGGGGATCCGCGTCCGAGGCCAGCACGTCGAGACGGGTCGCATCGCGCGCCACGATCGCCGAGATGTCGTGATAGCCCTTCACCTCGTCGTGGATGCGCACGAGATCTCGCACCGACTTGGAGTGGTGCGGGCGCACGACACGGTCGGCCAGCGTGCCGCGGTCGGGGTTGGCGTCGACCGCGATCACACGGTCGTCTCGCGCATCCGCGAGTGCCATACCGAGGAGCGCGGTGATCGTCGTCTTACCGACGCCTCCCTTGCGCGAGAGCACGGGGACGAATCTCGCACCGCCCACCAGGGGCGCGGCGATCCGTGCCGTCAGTGCTTTGCGTTCTCGGGCCCGCTTGCCATCGCCGATGTTGATCCGGCGACCGGACACCGTGTAGAGGAAGTGGCTCCACGCCCCCTCCGGCTCCGGCTTGGCGACGCGATGCGGATCGAGCAGCCGGTCAGCCGTGAGCAGGTCGGCGGTCTCCCGCCCCGCCTCGCTCAGGTCGTCCAGACGCTTCGAGGTCAGCGTCACTTCCGCACGCGCTGCGGCGCGCGTGGGCTGGGTGGCGACGGCCTTCTCTTCAGAGGTGGACACGGCGGTGCTCTCCTTCTCGATCGACGCGGAAGCGGCCGACGCCTTCGCGGCCATCGCATCGGCATCTGCTCTGGCCAGGAATCGCGCAGCGATCGCGACCTCATCGACCGTCTCCTCCTCGACCGCGGCGCTCTCCTCGTCTACGACGACGACCGCATCCGTGATGGTCTCGGCGGACGCGGCGACGATCGATACGGACACGGGCGACTCCTCGAGCACGGCGTCGACGACGATATCCTCCGCAGAAGGAGCCGGCACTGCAGCTTCCGCCGAGACACGGGCTGCAGCTCCGGTCATCGCAGCGTCCTTCGCCGCTGGAATCGTCGTCTCGGGGGCCTTGGCCTCAGGGCCCTTGCCCTCGGGGACATCGACGTCAGGCATCGGAGCGTTCGGAGCCGCCGCACCGGACGACTCCCGCTCGGGCACGTCCTGCTCCCGCACCGTGGCGTCGGGCATGGAGGTCGTGGCCACGAGCTTCTCCGCCGTCGCCGCCGTCTTCTTCTTCGACTTCTTCGCGGTCGCCTTGGCTGCCGACTTCAGGAGGCCGCTGGCGGGCGTCTCCGACACCAGCGGATGCGGCTCCGGCTTCGCCGCTGACGCGGCTGATGCCGAGAGCGGAGCGACGACCTCCGCATCGAGCGGCGAGATCGGAGTCGTCGGCACCGCCGCATCGGGCATCTTCACGCCCTCGATGGACACCTCGTCGACGATGAGATCGGCCACGACTTCTCCGTCGAGCACCCCATCGTCATCGAGGTCGTCGTCGTCATCCTGCGGGAGGACGACATTCACCTGCGCGGTCCCACCGAGGATGCCGATGACGGCCGTGTCAACGGACGCGGCGTCATCGAGCACCCCCAGCGAGTTCTCCTCGAGAGGATCTGAGCTGTTCTTCGGGGTCACGGTGTCACTCCAAGCCTGTGCGGGGCCTCGGGCGCGCACCTGGTGCGCGGCCCTCGCCCGCACAAGATTAGTGCGCGGGACGGATCACGACCAAAAGATCTCCCGCATCCACCTGCTGCGTCTCGCTGATCGCATGACGTTCGACGACGCCGTCGATGGGCGATGTGATGGCCGCTTCCATCTTCATCGCCTCGATCGAGGCGACCGGTTCGCCGGCCCTGACGTGGGCGCCGACATCGGCCTTGAGCGTCACGACTCCGGAGAACGGAGCGGCCACCTGACCGGGCACCGAGGTGTCGGCCTTCTCGACCTCGTGCGCGTCCACCGCGATGGAACGGTCGCGGACGAACACCGGGCGCAGCTGACCGTTCAGCGTCGTCATGACGGTGCGCATGCCCCGATCATCCGCGTCGCCGATGGCTTCGAGCCCGACGTAGAGCTGCACGCCCCTATCGATCTCGATCAGGTGCTCCTGTCCCTGCACCAGACCGTAGAGGTAGTCGCTCGTATCGAGCACCGAGAGGTCGCCGAACAGCTCGCGCATCTGCGTGAACTCCTGGGTCGGCGCCGGGAACAGCAGCGTGTTCAGCCGCGCACGCCGCGTGACGCTGTCGCCGGCGAGAGCCGCCTCATCGTCCGCCGTGAGGGCCGTCACGCCGGGACGCACCGAGCGACCGGCCAGCACCTTCGTGCGGAAGGGCTCGGGCCATCCACCGGGCAGGTCGCCCAGCTCTCCGGCCATGAAACCCACGACCGAGTCGGGCACGTCGTACTTCTCGGGGTTCGCCTCGAAGTCAGCGGGGTCCGCCTTGACGGCGGCGAGGTGCAGGGCGAGGTCGCCGACCACCTTCGAAGACGGCGTCACCTTCGGCACCCGTCCGAGGATGCGGTCGGCCGCGGCGTACATGTCCTCAATGAGCTCGAAGTCGTCGGCGAGTCCGAGTGCCTTCGCCTGCTGGCGCAGGTTCGACAGCTGACCGCCGGGGATCTCATGGTGGTAGACGCGGCCCGTGGGGCCCGGCAGCCCGGACTCGAACGGCGCGTACTGGTGACGAACTGCCTCCCAGTAGGGCTCGAGATCGGAGACTCCCCCGAGATCGATGCCGCTGTCGCGGTCGGTGTGCGCGAGCGCCGCGACGAGTGCCGAGAGCGACGGCTGGCTGGTCGTTCCCGACAGCGGGGCGGAGGCCGCGTCCACGGCGTCGACTCCCACGGCGCTGGCGGCGAGCAGGGTGGCGAGCTGACCGCCCGGCGTGTCGTGCGTGTGCAGGTGCACCGGCAGATCGAAGCGCTCGCGCAGTGCGGCGACGAGCGTGGCGGCGGCAGCAGGACGCAGGAGACCCGCCATGTCCTTGATCGCGATGATGTGCGCTCCGGCATCGACGATCTGCTGGGCGAGCTCGAGG
This window harbors:
- the def gene encoding peptide deformylase produces the protein MTVREIRIFGDPVLRTVCAPIDEIDDGVRALVADLIDTVALPGRAGVAAPQIGVALRAFSYNIDGDIGYVLNPVLTEVRGDPVPTGEGCLSVPGLWHDALRYPWARVEGVDLDGQPVVLEGEGLLAQALQHETDHLDGKLYLSRLDAETRRTAMREVRESAWF
- a CDS encoding MinD/ParA family ATP-binding protein, whose product is MTPKNSSDPLEENSLGVLDDAASVDTAVIGILGGTAQVNVVLPQDDDDDLDDDGVLDGEVVADLIVDEVSIEGVKMPDAAVPTTPISPLDAEVVAPLSASAASAAKPEPHPLVSETPASGLLKSAAKATAKKSKKKTAATAEKLVATTSMPDATVREQDVPERESSGAAAPNAPMPDVDVPEGKGPEAKAPETTIPAAKDAAMTGAAARVSAEAAVPAPSAEDIVVDAVLEESPVSVSIVAASAETITDAVVVVDEESAAVEEETVDEVAIAARFLARADADAMAAKASAASASIEKESTAVSTSEEKAVATQPTRAAARAEVTLTSKRLDDLSEAGRETADLLTADRLLDPHRVAKPEPEGAWSHFLYTVSGRRINIGDGKRARERKALTARIAAPLVGGARFVPVLSRKGGVGKTTITALLGMALADARDDRVIAVDANPDRGTLADRVVRPHHSKSVRDLVRIHDEVKGYHDISAIVARDATRLDVLASDADPRIAEAFSDDDYRDVAGVAAHYYSLVLTDTGTGIVHSVMAATLDLADQIVIVSGLSVDEARLASETLTWLETNGYAEQARDAIVVLNQSTPGAPLVRLDELESHFATRAKRVVRMPYDTQIAGGGAIVFANLQPETRAAARELAALLVEGLRGQVS